TCAAAGCCCTCGGATCGCCAAGTCAGGGCGATACCGCCGAACTCAGCAGAGCTATCGGTGACGTCCTCGCCGCATCCTTCACAGGCATTGCTCTCTCCCTGGTGGGCATCCTCCTGATTCTCATCGCCATCACAGTATGCCGCTACCGCGCTGTATGGATGTACTGGTTCTTGTGCATCTACGGCACCCTCATCTTCTTCAGCTACTTCATGCCCTTTGGCCTGTTTTTCTTCATCTACGCCCTGCTAAAAAAAGAGGAGTTTCTGCGACCCAATCAAAGCCTGCCAGAGCTTTGAAATCGGCCGTTACATCTTCACAGCCAGGGATTGCCTGTGGCACTTGACGCCACATCCGCCACAAGATCAAAGACACATCACAATGCTTGAACCCCGGTTCTGCTGGTGGATT
This sequence is a window from Prosthecobacter vanneervenii. Protein-coding genes within it:
- a CDS encoding MotA/TolQ/ExbB proton channel family protein — encoded protein: MNPTPPSTSISGAFIARLGAWLQLAQLVGFVGTVTGMRKAFKALGSPSQGDTAELSRAIGDVLAASFTGIALSLVGILLILIAITVCRYRAVWMYWFLCIYGTLIFFSYFMPFGLFFFIYALLKKEEFLRPNQSLPEL